In the genome of Pseudobdellovibrionaceae bacterium, one region contains:
- a CDS encoding SCO family protein — MNTSSSQKISIKYILQALGVSAFLAAILVFVMMEVMRGQTEPSYGGDFTLSFRDQPWSFSDHTKKLNVLYIGYAKCPDVCPMSLSVAAQAFQKLSEKELQKVQLVFVSVDHENDTDTEVANYAEQFFSEFVGLSGSEEQLKKTVSQFYSSYLLEKDPSSYLGYSISHTDRLYFLNSKGMVVSTIPNPRDADEVFKMIRAKL, encoded by the coding sequence ATGAACACATCCTCTTCGCAAAAGATTTCAATCAAGTACATTCTGCAGGCCTTAGGTGTCTCGGCATTTTTGGCGGCCATATTGGTTTTTGTGATGATGGAAGTGATGCGGGGGCAGACCGAACCCAGCTATGGCGGAGACTTCACACTTTCTTTTCGTGATCAGCCTTGGAGTTTTTCAGACCACACTAAGAAACTTAATGTTTTATACATTGGCTACGCAAAATGTCCTGATGTCTGTCCTATGAGTCTGAGCGTGGCCGCGCAAGCCTTTCAAAAACTGAGTGAAAAAGAGCTTCAAAAAGTTCAGTTGGTCTTTGTCAGTGTAGATCATGAAAATGACACTGACACGGAGGTGGCCAATTATGCCGAGCAGTTTTTTTCTGAATTTGTAGGACTCAGTGGAAGTGAAGAGCAGCTTAAAAAAACAGTGTCGCAATTTTACTCCAGCTATTTACTCGAGAAAGATCCAAGTTCTTATTTAGGATATTCGATTTCACATACTGATAGACTGTATTTTTTAAACTCCAAAGGCATGGTGGTGAGCACTATTCCCAACCCCAGAGACGCAGATGAAGTTTTTAAAATGATTAGGGCGAAATTATAA
- a CDS encoding Do family serine endopeptidase, protein MTYRFFSFIAVILFSVACHAQKQSEVLQAEKIQLPKVEDGQPLPSNLFIELAKKTNPSVVNIYTETRPKFNQGQVPDSLNFFFEQFFGAPRGSFQNPQIRPMQSLGTGFVIRNDGLILTNAHVVDKADTIKVKFQNDETEHIAKLIGSDAKTDVALLKIETKNKLAALKLGDSSQLQVGEWVAAFGNPYGHSNTITKGIVSALERDSGGLNLFPFIQTDASINPGNSGGPLVNMKGEVVGMNTAIDARAQGIGFSIPINNVKQLLSELEKTGTVQRGFLGIEMHGLDESIAASLKLPNTKGALVANVMPDSPAEKAGIKPYDVIVEFNGQKIESPNDIQRAVASTPVGRASKVKVLRNGKPSTLSVIIGSSAKSGAQNESTPNAPQKQQSLALKDFGLSVSLLDNSLLNRFGLSPNTQGILVTGVDPYSPAFKADLRAGDVILELNRSKVTTVSDFQKRLQDKNLLRIQRDSRTLLTLMSK, encoded by the coding sequence CTTATAGATTCTTTAGTTTTATTGCTGTCATACTTTTTTCCGTGGCTTGTCATGCTCAGAAACAGTCTGAGGTTTTACAAGCTGAAAAGATTCAACTCCCCAAAGTAGAAGATGGTCAACCCTTACCTTCAAATCTGTTCATTGAGTTAGCCAAGAAGACCAACCCCAGTGTGGTGAACATCTATACCGAAACTCGCCCTAAGTTTAATCAAGGACAAGTTCCTGATTCCCTAAACTTTTTCTTTGAACAATTTTTTGGTGCGCCCAGAGGCTCTTTCCAAAATCCACAGATCCGCCCCATGCAATCCTTAGGAACTGGTTTTGTGATTCGTAATGACGGTTTAATTTTAACCAATGCCCACGTTGTAGATAAAGCCGACACAATCAAAGTGAAGTTTCAAAACGATGAGACAGAGCACATCGCCAAACTGATCGGCAGTGATGCCAAAACGGATGTGGCCCTTCTTAAAATTGAGACTAAAAATAAATTGGCCGCTTTAAAACTTGGGGACAGCAGTCAATTACAAGTAGGCGAATGGGTTGCGGCTTTTGGTAACCCCTATGGACACAGCAACACCATCACTAAAGGGATCGTATCCGCGTTAGAAAGAGACTCAGGTGGTCTTAATCTATTTCCCTTCATTCAAACCGATGCCAGCATTAACCCTGGAAACTCTGGTGGTCCCTTGGTCAATATGAAAGGTGAAGTTGTGGGAATGAACACCGCTATTGATGCCCGCGCACAGGGAATTGGTTTTTCCATTCCTATCAATAACGTCAAACAGCTCTTGTCTGAACTTGAAAAAACAGGAACCGTTCAACGAGGATTCTTGGGCATTGAAATGCACGGGCTAGATGAGAGCATTGCCGCCTCACTTAAGCTTCCCAATACAAAAGGCGCGCTTGTGGCCAATGTGATGCCTGACTCTCCTGCAGAAAAAGCAGGTATAAAACCCTATGATGTTATTGTAGAGTTTAATGGACAAAAGATTGAATCTCCCAACGACATACAAAGAGCTGTGGCCTCTACACCCGTAGGACGCGCTTCTAAAGTGAAAGTGCTTCGAAATGGCAAACCCAGTACATTAAGTGTCATCATAGGCAGCTCTGCAAAGAGTGGGGCTCAGAATGAATCCACACCCAATGCCCCTCAAAAGCAGCAAAGTCTTGCCTTAAAAGATTTTGGTTTAAGTGTCAGTCTGCTCGACAATTCTCTTTTGAACCGTTTTGGATTATCGCCTAACACACAAGGCATTCTGGTCACTGGCGTTGACCCTTACTCGCCTGCTTTCAAAGCCGATCTTAGAGCGGGGGATGTCATTCTGGAACTTAACCGCAGTAAAGTGACCACCGTGTCTGACTTCCAAAAGCGTTTGCAAGATAAAAACTTACTTCGCATTCAAAGAGACAGTCGCACTTTACTGACCTTAATGTCTAAATGA
- a CDS encoding copper chaperone PCu(A)C → MIKVKKVITINTKSMIVLASMLWVTSMLTVANANANANANANANANANANANANANANANANANANVRGQTKLAVEQGIVYLPLDGVRVTAGYGTLKNVGNKELNLKIVSAQGFKAVELHETLEKNGMMKMQKVESLKLGVNETFELKPGGNHIMLFDPLKKFKDSEKVKITFSDGTQNLLLHFNMQPRETAQKPNKEHHHH, encoded by the coding sequence ATGATCAAAGTAAAAAAAGTGATAACGATAAACACCAAAAGTATGATTGTTCTTGCCAGCATGTTGTGGGTGACCTCTATGCTGACCGTCGCCAACGCCAACGCCAACGCCAACGCCAACGCCAACGCCAACGCCAACGCCAACGCCAACGCCAACGCCAACGCCAACGCCAACGCCAACGCCAACGCCAACGCCAACGTTCGCGGGCAGACCAAGTTGGCCGTCGAGCAGGGGATTGTGTATTTACCTTTAGATGGTGTGAGGGTGACTGCGGGTTACGGTACGCTTAAAAATGTGGGGAATAAAGAACTCAATCTAAAAATTGTCAGTGCCCAAGGGTTTAAAGCTGTTGAACTGCATGAGACCCTCGAAAAGAATGGAATGATGAAGATGCAAAAGGTGGAGTCTTTAAAGCTAGGGGTCAATGAGACCTTCGAGTTAAAGCCAGGCGGTAACCATATTATGCTTTTTGATCCTCTTAAAAAATTCAAAGACTCTGAAAAGGTCAAGATCACTTTTAGTGATGGTACTCAAAACCTTCTGCTGCATTTCAATATGCAACCTAGAGAGACCGCTCAAAAGCCCAACAAAGAGCATCATCATCATTGA
- a CDS encoding FixH family protein, whose product MKISKVCVRAILAMTVVWGVFIGQVLAHSGHVHAPSSSAPMVHLTFAQAGVHAHVMWELGPVVGAESRLRVEWKSALDHSSVSPSGDFEVVLWMPSMNHGSAPTLVQNLVDENGKALIGVYEVSNIYFVMGGDWEVRLTLIGADGTFETQTFALDVLEDSEAPSGHGNPHSHGGGDSHHHGHH is encoded by the coding sequence ATGAAAATTTCAAAGGTGTGTGTAAGAGCAATTCTGGCAATGACTGTAGTCTGGGGAGTTTTTATAGGTCAGGTTTTGGCTCATAGTGGACACGTGCATGCGCCAAGTTCTTCTGCTCCTATGGTGCATCTGACTTTTGCACAGGCAGGCGTGCACGCCCATGTGATGTGGGAGTTGGGACCTGTCGTAGGTGCGGAGTCTCGTCTAAGAGTAGAATGGAAGAGTGCTTTAGATCATTCGTCAGTGAGTCCAAGTGGTGATTTTGAGGTGGTGCTGTGGATGCCCAGTATGAACCACGGGTCTGCGCCTACGTTGGTGCAAAATCTTGTGGATGAAAACGGAAAGGCTCTTATCGGAGTGTATGAAGTGTCTAACATCTATTTTGTTATGGGTGGGGATTGGGAAGTTCGCCTCACTTTGATCGGTGCAGACGGAACTTTTGAAACTCAAACTTTTGCCTTAGATGTGCTGGAAGACTCTGAAGCCCCTTCGGGACATGGAAACCCTCACAGTCATGGGGGCGGAGACTCTCATCATCATGGTCACCACTGA